The proteins below come from a single Dermatophilaceae bacterium Soc4.6 genomic window:
- a CDS encoding GlsB/YeaQ/YmgE family stress response membrane protein, with translation MISGIISAIIVGAVIGALGRLLVRGKQHISILVTIIIGIVAALIGTFIARLLGVADTNGIDWIKLVIQVVLAAVGVSLYAGRGGKIR, from the coding sequence GTGATCTCCGGCATCATTAGCGCCATCATCGTCGGCGCTGTCATCGGCGCCCTCGGCCGCCTCCTGGTGCGAGGCAAGCAGCACATCAGCATCCTCGTCACCATCATCATCGGCATCGTCGCTGCCCTGATCGGCACCTTTATCGCCCGACTCCTTGGAGTCGCCGACACCAACGGGATCGACTGGATCAAGCTTGTCATCCAGGTCGTCCTCGCCGCCGTCGGCGTCTCCCTCTACGCCGGCCGTGGCGGCAAGATCCGCTAA
- a CDS encoding CsbD family protein, translating to MSAADKIKNAAEDLTGKAKEAAGKVTDNEHLETEGQTDQTKADAKKAGENVRDVFKG from the coding sequence ATGAGCGCAGCAGACAAGATCAAGAACGCCGCCGAGGACCTCACGGGCAAGGCCAAGGAGGCCGCCGGCAAGGTCACCGACAACGAGCACCTGGAGACCGAGGGCCAGACCGACCAGACCAAGGCCGACGCCAAGAAGGCCGGCGAGAACGTCAGGGACGTCTTCAAGGGCTGA